A portion of the Cydia fagiglandana chromosome 7, ilCydFagi1.1, whole genome shotgun sequence genome contains these proteins:
- the LOC134665704 gene encoding uncharacterized protein LOC134665704: MAAWPGDSIASDNRAQNNKLTNFLNAEFNLNVDNGSYACEVPEFKYDKVIQSEVTSKSAIVSKDGNSEKYDRLLPQNETEKKNEMDPDKKRKSDDARYKCEYDGCERTYSTVGNLRTHMKTHKGEYRFKCSMPSCNKAFLTSYSLKIHVRAHTKAKPFACTISGCRKAFNTLYRLRAHQRLHSGDTFNCQAEGCTKFFTTHSDLKKHIRTHTQERPYKCVREGCGKSFTASHHLKAHARTHSRPAPALVPPPPTRVCAIALLSYLWNFKNFNLLSLFFRDLTRLIYPQIETEPFLEIPAKPQPTDGMNWEGLLESFGRITTESNSTDGSLEDINTVDPLPTASVDITDLLFDNANPNNLDYDLNLQFDKKKENSWIHLQPTLIDGKRKAMQLALANEIEVQAPWVDVSALAASISETPVSIKEKTPESIFTMATFVPTHMQSYIDLNPETANVITQSAFDLASPNILDVADKVFNDSELVSNMSTKIEDIENFLKDDRSLNTPPPCRVHQNIEINPANSVLFNSDLDLEDTLLFDNEPLSDMYVVRTENIFGKEIAKRNALAQLAADAGICNCMTCECDPTLGECRGDCQSKEPEPIQPEKRKCPDTCDCDEDCQCDHEAMKCVVGCGKATDTNHNTFLDYHRRHKLTSLEELGVYTVHEDDLPTATFVEQLSCSCDKSTSSNVNKKSEDFSENNNWETGCHGVQTSEGKKESVCQGKKESTCQGKKETACQSKSEAPQGKKNSPRESKSGSTCGGKKESTCQGKNESNWQGKKESACQDKKESTCQRKKEPCQSKKESTCKSKDSCCNNNTYSGNGGCSDASKDKCCVTVCIKKLEAFKQFLSDHELLGALKAHNLDLTSM; encoded by the exons ATGGCCGCATGGCCCGGTGACAGTATCGCATCCGATAACCGCGCTCAAAACAATAAATTAACAAATTTCCTAAACGctgaatttaatttaaatgtcgATAATGGTAGCTACGCGTGTGAAGTGCCAGAGTTTAAATATGATAAAGTGATTCAGAGCGAAGTGACATCGAAAAGCGCAATAGTTTCCAAGGACGGGAATTCGGAGAAATATGATAGATTGTTAcc CCAAAATGAGACTGAGAAAAAAAACGAAATGGACCCGGATAAGAAGAGGAAATCAGATGACGcccgatacaagtgcgaatacGACGGCTGCGAGCGGACTTACAGCACGGTCGGAAATCTGCGCACGCACATGAAAACACACAAAG GTGAATACAGATTCAAATGCTCCATGCCGTCGTGCAACAAGGCGTTCCTCACTTCGTACAGTTTGAAGATACACGTCCGGGCGCACACGAAAGCGAAGCCTTTTGCGTGCACTATCAGCGGCTGCAGGAAGGCATTTAATACTCTATACag GTTGCGAGCTCACCAGCGACTGCACAGCGGCGACACATTCAACTGCCAGGCGGAAGGATGCACGAAATTCTTCACAACACACAGCGATTTGAAGAAACACATACGGACGCATACGCAGGAGCGGCCTTACAA ATGTGTGCGGGAGGGTTGCGGCAAGTCGTTCACGGCCTCGCACCACCTCAAGGCGCACGCGCGCACGCACTCCCGACCAGCGCCCGCGCTTGTCCCGCCGCCTCCAACTCGGGTATGTGCTATAGCTTTATTATCTTATCTATGGAACTTtaaaaactttaatttattgTCTCTTTTTTTTCGAGATCTTACCCGTCTGATTTACCCGCAGATCGAAACGGAGCCGTTTCTAGAAATCCCCGCCAAACCGCAACCGACGGACGGCATGAACTGGGAGGGCCTCCTCGAGTCCTTCGGCAGAATCACCACCGAGTCCAACTCCACAGATGGCAGCCTCGAAGATATCAACACGGTCGACCCCCTCCCGACCGCCAGTGTCGACATAACCGACTTATTGTTTGACAACGCCAACCCTAACAATTTAGACTACGACCTTAACTTACAATTTGACAAAAAGAAGGAAAACTCCTGGATCCATCTCCAACCTACGCTGATCGATGGCAAAAGAAAAGCTATGCAACTCGCTTTGGCGAATGAAATCGAAGTACAAGCCCCGTGGGTCGACGTGAGCGCTTTAGCCGCATCCATATCGGAAACCCCGGTCAGCATTAAAGAAAAAACTCCTGAAAGCATTTTCACTATGGCGACTTTTGTACCGACTCATATGCAAAGTTATATCGATTTAAATCCCGAAACTGCTAATGTAATAACGCAAAGCGCCTTCGATTTGGCTTCACCAAACATTTTAGATGTAGCTGACAAAGTTTTTAATGATAGCGAGCTGGTTTCCAATATGTCCACTAAAATTGAAGACATTGAAAATTTCCTAAAAGATGACAGATCTTTAAATACTCCACCACCTTGTAGAGTTCATCAGAATATCGAAATAAATCCGGCCAATTCAGTACTCTTCAATTCTGATTTAGATCTAGAAGACACATTGCTATTTGACAACGAACCTTTATCAGACATGTATGTGGTAAGAACTGAGAATATATTCGGGAAAGAAATTGCTAAGAGAAATGCATTGGCACAATTAGCAGCAGACGCTGGTATTTGCAATTGCATGACATGCGAATGTGATCCTACATTGGGAGAATGTAGGGGCGACTGTCAAAGCAAAGAACCAGAACCGATACAGCCAGAGAAACGTAAATGCCCAGATACTTGTGACTGTGATGAAGATTGCCAATGTGACCATGAAGCTATGAAATGTGTTGTCGGTTGTGGTAAAGCTACTGACACAAACCATAATACCTTCTTAGACTACCATCGGAGACATAAACTGACAAGCTTGGAAGAACTAGGAGTATACACTGTTCATGAAGATGATCTACCAACAGCAACATTTGTTGAGCAATTATCTTGTTCTTGTGACAAATCTACATCCTCTAATGTTAATAAGAAATCAGAAGACttttcagaaaataacaattggGAAACTGGTTGTCACGGCGTTCAAACTTCTGAAGGCAAGAAAGAGTCTGTGTGCCAAGGCAAGAAAGAATCCACTTGTCAGGGTAAGAAGGAAACTGCTTGCCAGAGCAAGAGTGAAGCTCCTCAGGGCAAGAAAAACTCTCCTCGTGAGAGTAAAAGTGGGTCCACTTGCGGAGGCAAGAAAGAATCTACTTGCCAAGGTAAGAATGAATCTAATTGGCAAGGCAAGAAAGAATCTGCTTGCCAAGATAAGAAAGAATCTACTTGCCAACGTAAGAAAGAGCCTTGTCAAAGTAAGAAAGAGTCTACTTGCAAAAGTAAAGATTCTTGTTGCAATAACAACACATATTCAGGTAATGGAGGTTGTTCAGATGCTTCCAAAGATAAGTGTTGTGTTACAGTATGCATTAAGAAGTTAGAAGCATTCAAGCAATTTTTGTCAGACCATGAATTACTGGGTGCTTTGAAAGCGCACAATTTGGATTTGACTTCGATGTGA